The Nitrospira sp. genome contains a region encoding:
- a CDS encoding alkaline phosphatase family protein, giving the protein MNHPSRRLLLILVGLLSVLLETGIHAPVDAAPPHGRGTASSTPLTEHVVLFVLEGLSQESLQGGTMPILSKLIKEGSVTWSAKGVKPALRLPMMASLVTGMPVEKHGITWNFFEFSRGYPRSPSLFDYLDLSGGRDSAIFYMDESLYQLAKPEPYTDYQLCGALRPECGSQKLVSYIQQYLQKATSGHGYGHAILSLPHLLVVHLPEAGRAGVTHGWSSKEYREALRTVDGAMKSVLDLFKEYSILDRTAVLVTALSEKGTDPGAEAPATNSPVVPWIVSGAGIKQGKIIRQPVSIIDTGATVMRILGLQTHTEWDSKAVEEIFQTAAATPSVPRAKKR; this is encoded by the coding sequence ATGAACCATCCCTCACGCCGCCTTCTCCTGATCCTTGTCGGTCTCCTGAGCGTTCTGCTTGAAACCGGAATCCACGCGCCGGTCGATGCGGCTCCCCCGCATGGCCGAGGAACCGCTTCTTCAACCCCGTTGACGGAACATGTCGTCCTTTTTGTGCTGGAGGGGCTCAGTCAAGAGTCGCTCCAGGGCGGAACCATGCCGATCTTGAGCAAGCTCATCAAGGAGGGCTCAGTGACCTGGTCCGCAAAGGGGGTAAAACCGGCACTACGGTTGCCCATGATGGCATCGCTGGTTACCGGCATGCCGGTAGAGAAACATGGGATCACCTGGAACTTTTTCGAATTCAGCCGAGGCTACCCTCGCTCGCCCAGCTTATTCGACTATCTGGATTTGAGTGGAGGCCGCGATAGTGCCATCTTTTATATGGATGAGTCGTTATATCAGTTGGCCAAGCCCGAACCCTACACCGACTATCAACTCTGCGGGGCATTGCGGCCCGAGTGCGGTTCCCAGAAACTGGTCTCCTATATCCAGCAGTATCTTCAAAAGGCGACCAGCGGGCACGGATACGGCCATGCGATTCTCTCATTACCTCATTTGTTGGTGGTTCACCTTCCCGAAGCAGGCAGAGCCGGAGTGACGCACGGCTGGAGCTCCAAAGAGTATCGTGAGGCCTTACGGACGGTCGACGGCGCGATGAAATCCGTCCTGGACCTGTTCAAAGAATACTCGATCTTGGACCGCACGGCCGTCCTCGTCACCGCCCTGAGCGAAAAAGGAACCGACCCAGGCGCCGAGGCCCCGGCGACCAATTCACCGGTTGTTCCGTGGATTGTCTCCGGCGCCGGAATCAAGCAAGGCAAAATCATTCGCCAACCGGTCTCAATCATCGATACCGGAGCCACGGTCATGCGAATCTTGGGCCTCCAGACTCACACGGAATGGGACAGCAAGGCCGTAGAGGAAATCTTTCAAACCGCTGCGGCTACTCCCTCCGTGCCGCGCGCCAAGAAGCGCTAA
- the lon gene encoding endopeptidase La, translating to MENTILSTLPVLPVKRTVLFPGVMMPLTVGRQRSVAAVNAAMKTEEKMIVVVAQRDPQAEEPGLADLYSIGTKAIVKQIGQTSEGVIHALVQGLDRVVLLKEEQATPYPTVRVRSLERPSDNGPEVQALHRAIQELLSDLPKLIEAPGIQEVSAVLSNENDSIALAYRIASLVNLNVVEEQRLLECSSTLDLLRSLYAALSKEIQILQLREKIAKDAQTKIGKSQREYILREQLKAIQQELGEGEGEENEVAGLKKQIEEADLPDHIRKEVEREVTRLAKVPPTSPDHQVLRTYLELVLELPWKKASKEHLDLSTVRQVLEEDHYGIKEVKERIVEHLAVLKLNPTAKAPILCLVGPPGVGKTSLGQSIARAMGRTFERFSLGGVHDEAELRGHRRTYVGSLPGRIIQAIRRAGVNNPVLMLDEVDKMGRDFRGDPAAALLEILDPAQNHTFRDHYLDLPFDLSKVFFITTANTLDTISQPLLDRMEVIRLQGYSEREKAEIARRYLWPRRLTEAGIEGKQVVLTDEVLNLVISRYTREAGVRQLEQMLGRLTRKVALTFAVLPDGGERQPVAIQPDMLGEWLGSERFMPEEARKNLPPGVATGLAWTPTGGDVLYIETTLLPGSHELTLTGQLGDVMQESARAARSYLWSHAESMGLDISRFKRNGIHIHVPSGAIPKDGPSAGITMATALASVYEGKAVRSDTAMTGEISLSGLVLPVGGIKEKMLAAHRAGIRRIILPKANEKDLREIPQEVRDELTFILAERIEDVLPAAFNPDPQDGAAGDEPVTTSSATGDA from the coding sequence ATGGAAAACACGATATTGTCGACATTACCGGTACTTCCCGTCAAACGGACGGTCTTGTTCCCCGGGGTCATGATGCCGCTGACGGTCGGGCGACAACGGTCCGTGGCTGCAGTCAACGCGGCCATGAAGACGGAAGAGAAGATGATCGTCGTCGTGGCGCAGCGGGATCCTCAGGCTGAAGAACCAGGCCTGGCTGATCTGTACTCCATCGGAACGAAGGCGATCGTCAAGCAAATCGGACAGACGTCGGAGGGAGTGATCCACGCGCTGGTCCAGGGACTGGATCGCGTCGTACTCTTAAAAGAAGAGCAGGCCACTCCCTACCCCACGGTACGCGTCCGTTCTCTCGAACGTCCTTCCGACAACGGACCCGAGGTTCAAGCTCTGCATCGCGCCATCCAGGAATTACTCTCCGATTTACCCAAGCTCATCGAAGCTCCGGGCATCCAAGAAGTCAGCGCGGTGTTGAGCAACGAGAATGATTCCATCGCACTGGCCTATCGCATCGCTTCACTCGTCAATCTCAACGTGGTGGAAGAGCAGCGGCTACTCGAATGTTCTTCGACTTTGGATCTCCTCCGTAGCCTCTACGCCGCGCTGTCGAAAGAAATCCAAATCCTGCAGTTGCGGGAAAAGATCGCCAAGGATGCGCAGACTAAAATCGGCAAGAGCCAACGAGAGTACATCTTGCGCGAACAGCTGAAAGCCATCCAGCAAGAGCTGGGCGAAGGCGAGGGAGAAGAAAACGAGGTCGCCGGCTTGAAGAAGCAAATCGAGGAGGCCGACCTGCCCGATCATATTCGCAAGGAAGTCGAACGCGAAGTCACCAGGCTGGCCAAAGTACCGCCGACGTCACCGGACCATCAGGTCCTTCGCACCTACCTTGAACTGGTCCTCGAACTTCCCTGGAAGAAGGCATCCAAGGAACACCTTGACCTCTCGACGGTGCGTCAAGTCTTGGAAGAAGACCACTACGGGATCAAGGAGGTCAAAGAGCGGATCGTCGAGCATCTGGCGGTACTGAAGCTCAACCCGACTGCGAAGGCTCCGATTCTCTGTCTGGTCGGGCCTCCCGGAGTCGGAAAAACAAGCTTAGGGCAATCGATCGCGAGGGCGATGGGCCGGACATTTGAACGATTCAGCCTCGGCGGCGTCCATGATGAAGCCGAGCTTCGGGGCCATCGCCGCACATATGTGGGATCGCTCCCGGGCCGCATCATTCAGGCCATCCGCCGGGCGGGAGTCAACAACCCGGTGTTGATGCTCGACGAGGTCGACAAGATGGGGCGGGATTTCCGCGGCGATCCGGCAGCGGCATTGTTGGAAATCCTCGATCCGGCGCAGAACCACACGTTCCGTGATCATTACTTGGATTTACCGTTCGATCTGTCGAAGGTATTCTTTATCACCACGGCCAATACCCTCGATACGATCAGTCAACCGCTGTTGGACCGAATGGAAGTCATCCGGCTTCAGGGTTACAGCGAGCGCGAAAAGGCTGAAATCGCCCGCCGTTATCTCTGGCCGCGACGGCTGACGGAGGCCGGCATCGAGGGGAAACAAGTGGTCCTCACGGACGAGGTGTTGAATCTCGTTATCTCGCGGTACACGCGGGAGGCCGGGGTACGCCAGCTCGAGCAAATGCTGGGACGGTTGACTCGAAAGGTGGCACTGACCTTTGCCGTCCTCCCGGATGGCGGGGAACGACAACCCGTCGCAATTCAACCCGACATGCTCGGCGAGTGGCTGGGCTCTGAACGATTCATGCCGGAAGAGGCTCGGAAGAATCTTCCTCCCGGTGTGGCAACCGGCTTGGCCTGGACCCCGACCGGAGGGGATGTGCTCTACATCGAAACCACCTTGCTCCCCGGCAGTCACGAGTTGACCCTTACAGGGCAGCTGGGCGACGTGATGCAAGAGTCCGCGCGTGCGGCTCGGAGCTATCTCTGGTCGCATGCCGAGAGCATGGGTTTGGACATCTCCCGTTTTAAACGCAACGGGATCCATATTCACGTGCCTTCCGGAGCCATTCCAAAGGACGGCCCGTCGGCCGGCATCACCATGGCGACGGCGCTGGCTTCCGTCTACGAGGGCAAAGCCGTACGGAGCGACACGGCCATGACGGGAGAAATCAGTCTGAGCGGACTTGTCTTACCGGTGGGCGGCATCAAGGAAAAGATGCTGGCGGCGCATCGTGCAGGAATCAGACGCATCATTCTGCCGAAGGCCAATGAGAAGGATCTCAGGGAAATCCCGCAGGAAGTGCGCGACGAGCTGACCTTTATCTTGGCGGAACGGATAGAAGACGTCTTACCGGCGGCCTTCAATCCGGACCCGCAGGATGGGGCCGCCGGGGACGAACCGGTGACGACTTCCAGCGCCACAGGGGATGCCTAG